The genome window AGCAATATTTTTCCAAATCTGCACTTACCCAAAGTAGAGGTTGTCATGGAAACCCAGTTGTCATTGCCTTCAAACACATATTTATTCAGGCTTGTCTTAAATACACTTTTTCACAGTGTTCCTTTATGCCTTCTATTTAAATCAATGCAGGCGAGCAGTGTTGTTGAAGGAGagaggggagacaactgtagCACTGACTCTATTGCATAAACTGCTGAAAGAGGATCAAGAGTGGGGAGAAGAGCACCTGACAGACGAGCTCCAGTTCACAACAGAGTACAGATGCAGGTCAGAAACCAAGTCATTTTAGCCATGTGGGAGTGAACGATTTCTTTTGGAAAACTTGACTACACTTCTGTGACAAAGTCATATGAAATGGCTGCAATCTCCGTTATGAAGCAGAAGTCCCGGGACTGGTTTTCATGCGACtttgtaatgattttttcaTGGGTTTATTAACATTTTGTCCTGAGTAGAGTGTAGACCTTTGGTTCTGACGTTTTTTTCAGCGGTCATAAAATCATTTTGGTTTCTTGCAACAAACTGTCAAGGTGTGGGTCAGGCTCAAACAAACTGTTGGATATAGCAAGGTCAATTTCCTGCTGGAACTTTTTGGAGAGTTTGGTTAGAGGAAGCAGGTAAAGGTTAGTAGGTAAAATGTTCCCTGAatgtttagtaggtaaaatgttccctgaatgtttagtaggtaaaatgcttcctgaatgtttagtaggtaaaatgttccctgaatgtttagtaggtaaaatgccccctgaatgtttagtaggtaaaatgccccctgaatgtttagtaggtaaaatgccccctgaatgtttagtaggtaaaatggtccctgaatgtttagtaggtaaaatggtccctgaatgtttagtaggtaaaatgttccctgaatgtttagtaggtaaaatgttccctgaatgtttagtaggtaaaatgcttcctgaatgtttagtaggtaaaatgctccctgaatgtttagtaggtaaaatgttccctgaatgtttagtaggtaaaatgctccctgaatgtttagtaggtaaaatgCTCCCTGAATTTTTAGTAGGTAAAATGTTCCCTGAatgtttagtaggtaaaatgttccctgaatttttagtaggtaaaatgttccctgaatgtttagtaggtaaaatgTTCCCTGAATGTTTAGTAGGTATAATGCTCCCTGAatgtttagtaggtaaaatgttccctgaatgtttagtaggtaaaatgcttcctgaatgtttagtaggtaaaatgttccctgaatgtttagtaggtaaaatgccccctgaatgtttagtaggtaaaatgccccctgaatgtttagtaggtaaaatgccccctgaatgtttagtaggtaaaatggtccctgaatgtttagtaggtaaaatgttccctgaatgtttagtaggtaaaatgttccctgaatgtttagtaggtaaaatgttccctgaatgtttagtaggtaaaatgcttcctgaatgtttagtaggtaaaatgctccctgaatgtttagtaggtaaaatgttccctgaatgtttagtaggtaaaatggtccctgaatgtttagtaggtaaaatgCTCCCTGAATTTTTAGTAGGTAAAATGTTCCCTGAatgtttagtaggtaaaatgttccctgaatttttagtaggtaaaatgttccctgaatgtttagtaggtaaaatgttccctgaatgtttagtaggtaaaatgcttcctgaatgtttagtaggtaaaatgctccctgaatgtttagtaggtaaaatgttccctgaatgtttagtaggtaaaatgttccctgaatgtttagtaggtaaaatgTTCCCTGAATGTTTGGTAGGTAAAATGTTCCCTGAatgtttagtaggtaaaatgttccctgaatgtttagtaggtaaaatgctccctgaatgtttagtaggtaaaatgcttcctgaatgtttagtaggtaaaatgTTTCGTGAatgtttagtaggtaaaatACTTAATTGTCAGTTGTTTTCCAGGGAAGATCTTGCTTGAGGAAAATTGATATATGTCAGTGAAAatctgtatgtgggaaagttcgtcagtaacctCTTAACACACCACCTTCATCAGGATTCAGTAAAATTCACCTTTAATAACAGCTTACATGTGCTTACAATCTGCTTATTGTATTTCAGGAAATTGTTTTGGAGTTTTGCacaggtgtttttgttgttctACAGGTTGTTTTTGAGTTTCACATAAGCATCGTTTTTGTACTGCAGGTTGTTATTGTTGCTGTCAGAGTTGCTGTGTCAGACAGGAAGCGCAATGGTAGCCATACCTCACCTACTGGACTGCCTGACGCAGGCCCGGCGTCATCACCTGGAATACCTGGCTGCTCTAGCTGGGGTCTACCTGGCCTACGTTCAGGTGAGATATATGATGTATTGCTGTCTTTCGTGTGTATATGAACAGGTGATGAGCACTGGTCACAggacaacaccagaccaaatgtgtatgtatatctatttatctatatatatatatacatatatatataatgtatctgACAGGTAGTCTAAAAAGCATAACttcttatttttgtgatgttgcataacagAAATATGGCACTTGGTAAATtattgtcaacaaaggttgcttaacatttttcttaagtcacatgacacagttgaTCTGTGTTTACCTTTAACAACTCGAAACACCCCTATTTGGTAGCGACTTTCttcacattgagattgtttctGAATGCTTGTACACCTTGGATCATCTGGTCAGGTGTTTTTATCAGTTCTGTATTGTATTACCTGTATGAAATCTCTaccatatacattttattgcTGTGAGACACAATGTCCTGGTTCAAACCCTGCCTTGGACAggtaatttgtagattcctttAGACAAAGGTCATGTGTCCTTTAACAAAATCTATTTCCATATCTGCatgtcacatgtgtgaaagtttcTTAGAAACCCGCAGAAAGGTCTGACTGCCAGAACATAAGGGAAAACttgtctgttgttgttgttatcagcTGCACATCCTGATGCCAAACCAGGCGTTGTCATTGTTGGATGAGCACTTGAAGATAATCCTTGTCCACGGCACTGTGTATGACAAGGCAAGAGTGCTGTACCTGTACGCCAAGTGCCAGGTGGCTGCAACCAGCAAACAAACGAGCAAAGAGAAAAAGTCAGGTGAGACAATCAAAATTATTTACCTTATTTATGAGGCTTCTAGAATGATAAAATCCTGTAAGGATATGAGTGTACCGCAATGTATGCTGGGATAGGCCAGGATGGAAGACTCTACTAATTACTTGTCCCATAGTTCTACTGGGTGCAGTTACTTGGATAATTCTACTGAGTGCAATTACTTGTCCCATAGTTCTACTGAGTGCAGTTACTTGGATAATTCTACTGAGTGCAATTACTTGTCCCATAGTTCTACCGAGTGCAATTACTTGTCCCATAGTTCTGCTGAGTGCAATTACTTGTCCCATAGTTCTACTGAGTGCAGTTACTTGGATAATTCTACTGAGTGCAATTACTTGGATAATTCTACTGATTGCATTTACTTGTCCCATAGTTCTACTGAGAATTATATGAACATGCTGGAGTGTTTAAACCATTGTTTAATGCACACATTAACTCAGAGCGAATGGAAAATGTCCCATTTTTAAGGAAGGGCAGACGGTAGAAGTAGGTAAACACAGTTGTCAAAGCTGTGAATACACTACAGTGAATGTGTCAAGGAATTGCGTGAGATAGCGCACAGGTTTACCTGCAGCTTTGTCAGGAAGGTACATCTTCCCGCTGATGAGCACAtcagtttcttccatccataaacatGGCCCACCATTCTTGTGTGTATGTCTTTCAGATAAATAGATTGGGACATgtgataaaacagaaaacatctgATATTGATGTTTGGTGTTGGTTGACATTGCCCTTGGAACAAGGTCAAATTCAATCAGGCTATAATATGACTGCAGCTATGATCTTCAAGTTGAATACATTATGGTCCTGTAATGGGGTTAGACGTACTATTGTCGTTAAAGGTCTCTCAACAAATGTGACAGAAATGTTAAGCTTTATTGTGATCTGTTCTCGATGCAGCATTAACCAGCATTGGAGAAAACACATACTCCATTCTAAACCAGCCAATAACTAATTGGTCATTGTTCCTATCACAGTACTGTTGTCCGTGGCAGCCATGATGACCTCTGTGATTGACCTTTTCACCAAGGTCGAAGCTCATCACAGGGTCAAAGACGCTGTGTACTTCCAGGCTCGGCTCTACCATGACCTTGGCTACAAGACAGAACGCAACAACTGTGCGCGGAAATTCCGTCAGTTGGATCAACAGAATCCCACCCTCTCCCAGGTGTTGGTCAATGGAGTGTGACCACACAGATGTATAGGAACACCTGCAGACCATTCTTTCTTTTCGATATTTCTCCTGTGTGGAAAAAACATCAAGAACAAGGAAAGGCAGAATGTCTTAGGGGAATGTTTGTTATCTCTCCCAGATATGCACGAGTGACAGGCACAGATGTAGGGAGCACCTGCATGCCATTGTTACATCTcatgatttctgtacaaaaggtCAAGGACACAAGGAAAGGGAAAATGTCTGAGGGAATGTCAGTTATCTCATAAGTAACATACCTGTTCCAGGTGTGCATCATTTGGATCCTGCAGCAACAGTTTTAGGATCAAAATTGTAAGGTGAAATCACCCTTAAAAGCGAGATGGGGATGTTATGATATAGACCCATGGTCATGTGTCTGTTGATTTTGCGCAAAATTCATGTGGAGAGAGAGATTTCACATTAGATAGACGCGTTTTTCCCAAGTTTCAGAGGGAATCTATCTTAACTACAGTGCGTGTTGTGTCTTGCTTGAATTATAGGTTGACAATATGGCCTTGCAGATAGTTGCCATGGGAACGTTACCATTTCTGTATTAGTTATAGATGTGGCATGGCTGATATCACACAAACAGCCATGCCACAATTAGTAGAAAGTGCTTTGTGAAAATCTCTGTAAAAGTCACCTTGAATACGAAATACGTCATTTTGTTAGAGTGATTTGTTGAAACAATTCCTTTGCCATGATGACCTAcaatgtagttatttatttgacgggtGTTTAttgctgttctcaagaattttttacttatgtgGTGGAATTTAATCCTTGGACAGGAAATCTGTAGATTTCGCCATTCTCAGTATTCAtagggccttggtggcaataagggGTAGATGGCACTTGTTGAGCCGTTTGCTTAGAATGTTTGTTAAGATTACATGTATTAGTACAATGTTCAAACCTgtgtgtcacacatgggaaagagtgttagtaacttgccaaaggttagtggtttacccTAAGCACTGCTGTTTCTTCCTACCTTGGAAACTGGAGCGCGTAGCGTAAGTTCCCACCCCCTTGCTAACACTCTTACATAAAGATGCAGCCAAATCTGTCAGCTTCATTGGTCAGTGCCTGATCAAGGGGTATGAGAGCAATGTTTGGGCACATCCATGATGACCATGGAAAAAATGCAGGGactaatatgtatttatttgtttgattggtgttttacgccatactcatgaatatttcccttatatgacggcggccagtataatggtgggaggaaaccgggcagtgcccaggggaaacccatgaccatctgcaggttgctggaggaccttcccacatacggccggagagaaagccagcatgagctggacttgaactcacagcagccgcattgataagaggttcttgggtcattacactagcgcgctaaccagctgagctaGGGAGGGCCCCAGGGACTAATAGGGTGTATGGATATATAAGCCACATTTGCATTTAAGGTGGCACTACAACATTCCTCGGGGCAGTCTtttctcctccacccataaaactcaactccaagtgaaaaattctcgagttAAACTACAAtgacgtaaataaataaatactcaacATGCCACTGCAAAGCAGCAGTGGCCAGATTAACACTTGTGGGTTTTGATGTTTTCGGCTGAACCTGTTTTTGCTGATAAAACAGCAGCATTTTATAGTTACACTTTGTACTTGGTGTCTCCATTGTTTTTGCCGCAAGTTACTGTGAATGAGAATACGATTTGCAATGTAGAATTTTATGAAACTCGCATTTAATGTAGTGAACATGCTGCTACCTATGGATTGAAAATTAACACACGGACCCTGAACACAGCCAAACCCCCTGacatttcagttataaaaaATGGCAGTCACTCAAAATACATGCCCCTAGTTTTTATACGCCCCGTTtttatagcgattttgtccgtctgtccgtctgtcgATGTTCGTgtccaacagttttcaaaatagagttttcatttttggtcgatacatagatacacagataatGAAGTGTCgagactcacatttgtccatttttgcagttgtcatggtaaccagttAGCCAtattccttatatatactatactgAATTCCAAAAGAAACCTGAATATTGCCAGTGTCAAATGGGAAGTACATTCTGAGTAATCAAaagtgtgtagatatgtaattGATGTTCCAGAGactgtttttcaattttaaagatGAGTATCTTCCGCAAACGCAGCAAGCGTGCTGTCGGGCGGCACCAAATTGcactgattttaattttcatattcCTCGTGAAGCGTTTGCTAGTTGAGTTGAATTCGCTTTCTTTTCACGAAATTCTTGATCTGAGAATGATTCTTAAGGAACATAAATCGCAGAACTGTTGCATTCGCATTTTGATGAACGTCAAAGAGCGATCGGCAACACTGAGGCAGGTTGGAACGTCTCCTGTGTCGCCAGGCATGACGTTATTCACCAGTCCACCATATACAGACTGATTGACCGCTATCAGCAGACAAACACCGTTAATGACCGTGCACGGAGGGGACGACCTCGTGTGACGTCAAACTGTCAAGACCGCTTCATTGTCAATTCCCACCGTGGGAATCGGTTCTTGCAAGCAGCCACTACAGCTCAAAACACAGTTGGAACAACGAACCGACCCATCAGCACCAATACTGTACTCAAACTGAACGCCGCATTCACCATCAACCCATGCAGCCAGTTACCTTACAACAACTGCAACAAAGCGTCGTTGACACTTAACATTCCTCGGAGGTTCATCCGAAGTCTCTTCAACAGCATGGGTAGAAGCTGTACTACTGGAGGTCACACTCGTTATTATTCCATCAGAAAAACAATTCCCAAAAGGCGTGGCTGTTGAACCAGATTAAATGAGTTCTCCCATTTCCATTCATTCAGAAGAATCAGCACGATATGAGCTTTTAATTGATTTATGGTCTTTTTGTGTAAGagatatatgttttaataaagtcaaacggctcttactcatttGCAGTTTATACTATATCTCCCATTCGCGTTTCTTTTGGAATTCAGTATACAGAGTgccccagaagtcgtgcaccatccaggttgaggttgaatgcttgagctacagagcggtgtgttgccccatctcttccaaacataaaaaccaattcaactctttcttgtactgttagtttattagccataattaactctgaaagagagcaaaaattttaaaatcattattaaatctgaaagacagaaaaaaatgaaaatcaggatggtgcacgacttctgggacaccctatatacaaatggaaatgatttcgtgtccgggctgtaacttcaactgttttctgtgtagagttttaatttttggtggatacatacatacacagatactggtgtgtcgcgactcacatttgttcatttccgcgGTTGTCATAGTAAACGGGCAGCTGTTTTCcttacatatactatataaatagacaTGATTTcttgtccgggctacaactgtCTTCCCcacaaagttttcatttgtggcatagacacatttgtccacttgcgcggttgtcatggtaaccacatacctatcatcaacacccatgaagattcccctgAGGGGTTctactcaccataatgctgcttgTATTCtattatacatttcaaacaaatgcatttgttggtgcacctgaactcttgttcaCAACTTTCATCATCATCCCTTAAGTTGAAATATCACCGCATTATAAGCATAAGTCTCTCTGAACCACCAacaaggaaaacagaaaaaaatgactaCGGTATGCACATATACAATCTTTATTCATGGTTTATATCACACTTCATGGCATCGTAGAATGTACAAACTCTTGTATCTTGTAACTCTTAAAAAAATACCCCTCCATGCAAACACCCCTCCCCTAACACACATCACCCAAACCCAGTCGTACGTCACACAAAATATCTGATGACAGGTCATAAACAAGTTAGTTGTTAATGAAATGTGCTTAATTGTTGCAATGTCCTCTCGAAGTACAAACGAAAAACCACTAAAGAAACCCCTAAAAAAGACCTTCAAAGACAAGAAATTTGCCCACTATCGCCTTGTGGGTTACTTACAGAATGATAAACCATGTGTGCAGCTACGTGGTTTAAGaacaatattacatttaaataaatgaccACTTCGTGCACCCTCGGGCATGTTGGATTGCTAGCACAGAAGTCCCACGGTATCTCCTGAAGTGCGCATTTCATTTCACTGGGTGAACTGGAGCAATTCGTTTGTTGGCCATCCAATATGGTCGCGAGTGCAGGTTATGTACAAGGGTGACCCCAGTATTCTACGAGTCTCTGATGCTGTAATTATACATATCTGGAAGTAACTGGGCATGTATGTCCTATAGCGATGATAGAAAGTGTTAAAAGGATCTGACCGAATAACATAAGCAAAAAGTTTATGATTTTACGAGTGTGTACTAGAACAAATTGTTTGATCCAAGAAAGTCAAGTTTGCCAAATTATGTAGACCCACAGAATTAATATTGCCTAGTGCATCCTTTTAATTCACTCACGCAACCGAATGATAACTGAACCCTCTTATGTTTGTCAGTATTAGCTATGGAACTATGACAAACACACATTTTCAGTGAAGTCCCAAAATGGAATGAAGCTttgactgctttttttttcttttcgtccCTGAAATCAGATTACAGTGGCGCAAGTTCCCGCTCAAAATGTTCGGCCAAGTAAGGAATGAATTTGATTGACTGAGAATCTTCTCCGCTCACTATACCCTCGCGTGACTCTATGGAGATCAGGAACTCGCCGTCATTGTGGATTTCCAGATTAAGTAGCGTGGGTTCAGCTGTGTTTTGAGTGACATAGTCCCTCTCCGCTTCGTATTTCTGGGGACAAAGAAACCGGAGCAAGTCAATTTTGGTCAAACAGTTCGTGGGATAATAAGCTGACGGGGATAATGATTAAACCTGATCAACATTATCATTACTACATTATTGTGGCTCCTCAATCAACCAAGGTACCATCTGTACATTATCAGGAACCTATATAGTCCTTGTTCATCTGTAAGTTATCCCAATCGATCTGTATGTCAAATCCAATACTCTTATATAAGGTCGGTCTACCATTGGTATAAGTCTACAGAAAAGGACGTCGAATCAAGTCCATTTCCATTCCGCCGTTGACAGCTGATCCGGGCTATAAGTGAGAAAATATATTAAACGTcttgaatttgatttatttcagtggATGTGGGGACATTATATTGATAATCGAATGTTAATCTAAAATACCACAATGGGCCTACCTTGGATTTGAGCAGGGTACCCTCCGGATATAAGGCATGATTTCTGCTTGGCCCCCCGCAGCAGATGAACTGAAACTTGTCGATGGGTGGAGGGTACACTCGGGATGCTTTGAAGATTGCTGTGGGGAGAAGTGAAAGTTATGAAGAGTCGCGCACAGTGGTGTTTGTCTTAACTCGAAAACGGATGTATGTGAGATACAATCTCAAGAAATCAGATTTTCTGCCATGTTGCCTGTTGCTTATTTACGTGATATGGAGTAACATCTTCACTTAACCTGGCAAACGGTACCTAAGTTCATATCGGAACTGCGGTTTCAATACACAAGTAAGTAAAGGTATCGACTTTCTACCTAAGATACGAAAGCAATATAATTCAGGATCTAcggtatagagagtaaaaccggcgGACGGACTGGTAACTGttacctgggattaagatataCATCTTATCTATCGGTTTATCTTAATCCGATATATTGCTTGTGCTGGTACTTCAGATCTAGTTAGCGACAAGTCATTATTAACAGCGACTACTGTATCTGACTTTGGTGAGACTGGTACGCGATAATCCACATAATCCACAAAAACTGCTGCTATTCAGGATAACAGACGTTCATACTGAGGTGGCGAAAACCGAGTGCAGGACCTATATACAAGCTGAATCGAAGTGCTGGGAGCAGACAGGCAAACAACAATcccaacaatgaaataataaacaaaaatccaGGTATAGCAACTTACTGTTGAAGGCGTCTGGTTTGCCGTCATAGCAC of Liolophura sinensis isolate JHLJ2023 chromosome 13, CUHK_Ljap_v2, whole genome shotgun sequence contains these proteins:
- the LOC135480166 gene encoding uncharacterized protein LOC135480166, whose translation is MYLQFRVAGPTGDCYLCVRQNGQVCYDGKPDAFNTIFKASRVYPPPIDKFQFICCGGPSRNHALYPEGTLLKSKKYEAERDYVTQNTAEPTLLNLEIHNDGEFLISIESREGIVSGEDSQSIKFIPYLAEHFERELAPL